From the genome of Streptomyces sp. NBC_01260, one region includes:
- the dxs gene encoding 1-deoxy-D-xylulose-5-phosphate synthase translates to MTLLQSIRGPHDLKTLNEPQLGELAEDIRKFLVQAVARTGGHLGPNLGVVELSIALHRVFDSPVDRILWDTGHQSYVHKLLTGRQDFSKLRGKGGLSGYPSREESEHDVIENSHASTVLGWADGLAKANQVLGRPDHVVAVIGDGALTGGMAWEALNNIAAARDRPLIIVVNDNERSYAPTIGGLANHLATLRTTDGYERFLSWGKGVLQQTPVIGQPLYESLHGAKKGFKDAFAPQGMFEDLGLKYVGPIDGHDTAAVESALRRAKRFHGPVLVHCLTEKGRGYQPALQDEADRFHAVGAMDPLTCAPLAPAAGPSWTSVFGDEIAAIGAERPDVVAITAAMLHPVGLTKFAEAFPDRVWDVGIAEQHAAVSAAGLATGGLHPVVAVYATFLNRAFDQLLMDVALHRCAVTFVLDRAGVTGPDGASHNGMWDLSLLQVVPGLRIAAPRDAGQLRAQLREAVAVDDAPTMIRFPKDSVGEQVPAIGRIGGMDVLHRDEDADVLLVAVGVMAPVCLRAAGLLAGAGIRCTVVDPRWVKPVDEQLAPLAARHRLVAVVEDNSRAGGVGSAVGQALRDAGTDVPLRTFGIPEQFLAHGKRAEVLADIGLTPVEIAGRISATLAAAQPVAADGHGLPVDDGYHGRNALGNGHKESGA, encoded by the coding sequence ATGACGCTTCTGCAGAGCATCCGGGGGCCGCACGATCTCAAGACGCTCAACGAACCACAACTCGGCGAACTCGCCGAGGACATCAGGAAGTTCCTGGTGCAGGCCGTGGCCAGGACCGGCGGTCATCTGGGACCCAACCTCGGTGTGGTGGAGCTCTCCATCGCCCTGCACCGGGTCTTCGACTCGCCCGTGGACCGCATTCTGTGGGACACCGGCCACCAGAGCTACGTGCACAAACTCCTCACCGGACGGCAGGACTTCTCCAAGCTGCGCGGCAAGGGCGGCCTCTCCGGCTACCCCTCCCGCGAGGAGTCCGAGCACGACGTCATCGAGAACTCGCACGCCTCCACGGTGCTCGGCTGGGCCGACGGCCTGGCCAAGGCCAACCAGGTACTGGGCCGCCCCGACCACGTCGTCGCGGTCATCGGCGACGGAGCGCTCACCGGCGGCATGGCCTGGGAGGCGCTGAACAACATCGCCGCCGCCAGGGACCGGCCACTGATCATCGTCGTCAACGACAACGAGCGCTCGTACGCGCCGACGATCGGCGGCCTCGCCAACCACCTCGCCACGCTCCGCACCACCGACGGCTACGAACGTTTCCTCTCCTGGGGGAAGGGTGTCCTCCAGCAGACGCCCGTCATCGGACAGCCGCTCTACGAATCGCTGCACGGCGCCAAGAAGGGGTTCAAGGACGCCTTCGCCCCGCAGGGCATGTTCGAGGACCTCGGCCTGAAGTACGTCGGACCCATCGACGGGCACGACACCGCCGCCGTCGAGTCCGCGCTGCGCCGGGCGAAGCGCTTCCACGGCCCGGTGCTCGTTCACTGCCTCACCGAGAAGGGCCGCGGCTATCAGCCCGCCCTCCAGGACGAGGCCGACCGGTTCCACGCCGTCGGTGCGATGGACCCGCTGACCTGCGCCCCGCTCGCCCCGGCGGCCGGTCCTTCCTGGACCTCGGTGTTCGGGGACGAGATCGCCGCGATCGGGGCCGAGCGGCCGGACGTCGTCGCCATCACGGCCGCGATGCTGCACCCGGTGGGGCTGACGAAGTTCGCCGAGGCGTTCCCCGACCGGGTCTGGGACGTCGGGATCGCCGAGCAGCACGCGGCGGTCTCCGCGGCGGGACTGGCGACCGGTGGGCTGCACCCCGTCGTCGCCGTCTACGCCACCTTCCTCAACCGGGCCTTCGACCAGTTGCTGATGGACGTCGCGCTGCACCGCTGCGCAGTGACCTTCGTCCTGGACCGGGCTGGGGTCACCGGGCCGGACGGGGCGTCCCACAACGGCATGTGGGACCTGTCCCTGCTCCAGGTCGTGCCGGGGCTCCGGATCGCCGCACCGCGCGACGCCGGCCAGCTGCGGGCCCAGCTGCGCGAGGCCGTCGCCGTCGATGACGCCCCGACCATGATCCGGTTCCCCAAGGACTCGGTGGGGGAGCAGGTCCCCGCCATCGGCCGGATCGGCGGCATGGACGTACTGCACCGCGACGAGGACGCCGATGTGCTGCTGGTCGCGGTCGGTGTCATGGCCCCCGTCTGTCTGCGGGCCGCCGGTCTGCTCGCGGGCGCCGGCATCCGCTGCACCGTGGTCGACCCCCGCTGGGTCAAGCCGGTCGACGAGCAGCTGGCCCCGCTCGCCGCGCGGCACCGGCTCGTCGCCGTCGTCGAGGACAACAGCCGGGCGGGAGGCGTCGGCTCGGCGGTCGGGCAGGCGCTGCGGGACGCCGGGACCGATGTCCCGCTGCGCACGTTCGGCATTCCCGAGCAGTTCCTCGCGCACGGCAAGCGCGCCGAGGTGCTGGCCGACATCGGACTCACACCGGTCGAGATCGCGGGCCGGATCAGCGCCACGCTGGCCGCCGCGCAGCCGGTCGCGGCCGACGGGCACGGACTTCCCGTCGACGACGGGTACCACGGGCGCAACGCCCTGGGCAACGGGCACAAGGAGAGCGGGGCATGA
- a CDS encoding phosphorylase family protein: MGEPAGPPGPADPLLIACALGIEQLALRTGRSRADKAPGPVTVLRTGMGPKAAETAVARALGEGRAFGAAVIASGFCAGLTPGMHPGDLVVADETRFAGESAACTGTELLADALARAVPGRTVHTGPLTGSDHVVRGHERAELRSTGAIAVDMESAVTLRTALRSGPRPVAAVRVVVDAPEHELVRIGTVRGGISAFRVLRAVLPAFYEWHRSLLLPRR; encoded by the coding sequence ATGGGCGAACCCGCGGGGCCGCCCGGCCCCGCTGACCCGCTGCTGATCGCCTGCGCGCTCGGCATCGAACAGCTCGCCCTGCGCACCGGCAGGAGCAGGGCGGACAAGGCCCCGGGCCCGGTGACCGTACTCCGTACGGGCATGGGGCCCAAGGCGGCCGAAACCGCCGTGGCGCGGGCGCTCGGCGAGGGCCGGGCGTTCGGCGCCGCGGTCATCGCCTCGGGGTTCTGTGCCGGGCTGACGCCCGGCATGCACCCCGGAGATCTGGTGGTGGCCGACGAGACCCGGTTCGCCGGGGAGTCGGCCGCCTGCACCGGCACCGAACTGCTTGCCGACGCCCTGGCCAGAGCAGTACCGGGACGCACCGTCCACACCGGTCCGCTGACCGGCTCCGACCATGTCGTACGCGGGCATGAGCGGGCCGAGCTGCGGTCCACGGGAGCGATCGCGGTGGACATGGAGTCCGCCGTCACTCTGCGCACCGCCCTGCGCTCCGGGCCGCGCCCGGTTGCGGCCGTACGGGTGGTCGTGGACGCTCCAGAGCATGAGCTCGTCCGCATCGGCACGGTCCGCGGTGGAATATCGGCATTCCGCGTTCTTCGTGCCGTCCTACCGGCTTTCTATGAATGGCACCGATCTTTGCTGCTCCCCAGGAGGTGA
- the shc gene encoding squalene--hopene cyclase — protein sequence MTATTDGSPGAVDPRAASASRPTTESTTAADDVLAAARRAAERSVEHLLGKQDEQGWWKGDLATNVTMDAEDLLLRQFLGIQDSATVQAAGRFIRGEQLGDGTWATFHGGPGDLSATIEAYVALRLAGDRPQDPHMVRAAGWVREQGGIAASRVFTRIWLALFGWWKWDDLPELPPELMFFPKWVPLNIYDFGCWARQTIVPLTVVSAKRPVRPAPFALDELHTDPGEPNPARPPAPAASWDGVFQRLDKALHLYHRIAPRRVRRLAMNAAARWIIERQENDGCWGGIQPPAVYSVIALHLLGYDLDHPVMRAGLASLDRFAVWREDGARMIEACQSPVWDTCLATIALADAGVSPDHPALVKAADWMLDEEIARPGDWSVRRPQLSPGGWAFEFHNDNYPDIDDTAEVVLALRRVRHPDPARIEAAIERGVRWNVGMQSRNGAWGAFDADNTSPFPNRLPFCDFGEVIDPPSADVTGHVVEMLAIEGHSANPVTRRGIEWLLAEQDVAGGWFGRWGVNYVYGTGSVVPALVAAGLPAAHPSIRRAVQWLESVQNDDGGWGEDLRSYNEDKWIGHGASTASQTAWALLALLAADRRDTTAVARGVAWLTGTQQADGSWDEPYFTGTGFPWDFSINYHLYRQVFPLTALGRYVHGDPFAGRTAVREGA from the coding sequence ATGACAGCGACGACCGACGGAAGCCCCGGGGCTGTGGATCCCCGCGCAGCCTCGGCCAGTAGACCGACAACCGAATCAACCACCGCCGCGGACGACGTACTGGCCGCCGCGCGGCGGGCCGCGGAACGCTCGGTGGAGCATCTCCTCGGCAAGCAGGACGAGCAGGGCTGGTGGAAGGGCGACCTCGCCACCAACGTCACCATGGACGCCGAGGACCTCCTGCTCCGCCAGTTCCTCGGAATCCAGGATTCCGCCACGGTCCAGGCGGCCGGCCGCTTCATCCGCGGCGAGCAGCTCGGTGACGGCACCTGGGCCACGTTCCACGGCGGCCCCGGGGACCTCTCCGCCACCATCGAGGCGTACGTGGCACTGCGGCTGGCCGGTGACCGGCCGCAGGACCCGCACATGGTCCGTGCCGCGGGGTGGGTCAGGGAACAGGGCGGAATCGCGGCGAGCCGGGTGTTCACCCGGATCTGGCTGGCCCTGTTCGGCTGGTGGAAATGGGACGACCTGCCGGAGCTCCCGCCCGAGCTGATGTTCTTCCCCAAGTGGGTCCCGCTCAATATCTACGACTTCGGCTGCTGGGCCCGCCAGACCATCGTGCCGCTCACGGTCGTCTCCGCGAAGCGGCCGGTCCGGCCCGCCCCCTTCGCGCTGGACGAGCTGCACACCGACCCGGGCGAACCGAACCCGGCCAGGCCCCCTGCTCCGGCGGCCAGTTGGGACGGTGTCTTCCAGCGCCTCGACAAGGCGCTGCACCTCTATCACCGGATCGCCCCGCGCAGAGTCCGCCGTCTCGCCATGAACGCGGCCGCCCGCTGGATCATCGAACGCCAGGAGAACGACGGCTGCTGGGGCGGGATCCAGCCGCCCGCCGTCTACTCCGTCATCGCGCTGCATCTGCTGGGCTACGACCTCGACCACCCGGTGATGCGGGCCGGACTCGCCTCGCTGGACCGGTTCGCGGTCTGGCGCGAGGACGGCGCCCGCATGATCGAGGCCTGCCAGTCCCCGGTCTGGGACACCTGTCTCGCCACCATCGCGCTCGCCGACGCCGGAGTGAGCCCCGATCACCCGGCGCTCGTGAAAGCGGCGGACTGGATGCTCGACGAGGAAATCGCCCGGCCGGGCGACTGGTCGGTGCGCAGGCCCCAACTCTCCCCGGGCGGCTGGGCGTTCGAGTTCCACAACGACAACTACCCCGATATCGACGACACCGCGGAGGTGGTCCTCGCGCTGCGCCGGGTCCGCCACCCGGATCCGGCACGGATCGAGGCCGCCATCGAGCGGGGGGTGCGCTGGAACGTCGGCATGCAGTCCCGCAACGGCGCCTGGGGAGCGTTCGACGCCGACAACACCAGCCCGTTCCCCAACCGGCTGCCCTTCTGCGACTTCGGCGAGGTCATCGACCCGCCGTCCGCGGACGTCACCGGGCACGTGGTGGAGATGCTCGCCATCGAGGGCCATTCCGCGAACCCCGTCACCCGGCGCGGCATTGAATGGCTGCTCGCCGAACAGGACGTCGCAGGCGGCTGGTTCGGCCGGTGGGGCGTCAACTACGTGTACGGAACAGGGTCGGTGGTGCCCGCGTTGGTCGCCGCCGGACTGCCCGCGGCGCATCCCTCGATCCGCCGCGCGGTCCAATGGCTGGAGTCCGTCCAGAACGACGACGGCGGCTGGGGCGAGGACCTGCGCTCGTACAACGAGGACAAGTGGATCGGCCACGGAGCCTCGACCGCGTCCCAGACGGCCTGGGCGCTGCTCGCACTCCTTGCCGCGGACCGGCGGGACACCACGGCCGTGGCCCGCGGGGTCGCCTGGCTCACCGGGACCCAGCAGGCCGACGGCTCCTGGGACGAGCCGTACTTCACCGGTACCGGCTTCCCCTGGGACTTCTCCATCAACTACCACCTCTACCGGCAGGTCTTCCCGCTGACCGCACTCGGGCGGTATGTGCACGGCGACCCCTTCGCCGGCCGCACCGCCGTCCGTGAGGGGGCCTGA
- the ispG gene encoding flavodoxin-dependent (E)-4-hydroxy-3-methylbut-2-enyl-diphosphate synthase: protein MTAGEPVALGLPELPARPLAMRRHSRRIQVGSVAVGGDAPVSVQSMTTTRTSDIGATLQQIAELTASGCQIVRVACPTQDDADALATIARKSQIPVIADIHFQPKYVFAAIDAGCAAVRVNPGNIKQFDDKVKEIARAANDAGTPIRIGVNAGSLDARLLKKYGRATPEALVESALWEASLFEEHGFRDIKISVKHNDPVVMVNAYRQLAARCDYPLHLGVTEAGPAFQGTIKSAVAFGALLSEGIGDTIRVSLSAPPAEEVKVGLQILESLNLKQRRLEIVSCPSCGRAQVDVYKLADQVSAGLEGMEVPLRVAVMGCVVNGPGEAREADLGVASGNGKGQIFVKGEIIKTVPESKIVETLIEEALKIAEGMDDAGTPSGVPAVIVS from the coding sequence ATGACCGCCGGAGAACCAGTCGCACTGGGTCTCCCCGAGCTGCCGGCCCGGCCGCTCGCGATGCGCCGCCACTCGCGGCGCATCCAGGTCGGGTCGGTGGCGGTCGGCGGGGATGCGCCGGTTTCGGTGCAGTCGATGACGACGACGCGTACGTCCGACATCGGTGCGACTCTGCAGCAGATCGCGGAGCTGACGGCGTCGGGCTGTCAGATCGTGCGGGTGGCGTGTCCGACGCAGGACGATGCGGACGCGCTCGCGACGATTGCGCGGAAGTCACAGATCCCGGTGATCGCGGACATTCACTTCCAGCCGAAGTACGTGTTCGCGGCGATCGACGCGGGTTGTGCGGCGGTGCGGGTGAATCCGGGGAACATCAAGCAGTTCGACGACAAGGTGAAGGAGATCGCGCGGGCCGCCAATGACGCGGGGACCCCGATCCGGATCGGGGTCAACGCCGGTTCGCTGGACGCGCGGCTGCTGAAGAAGTACGGCAGGGCGACGCCCGAGGCACTGGTGGAGTCGGCGCTGTGGGAGGCGTCGCTCTTCGAGGAGCACGGCTTCCGGGACATCAAGATCTCGGTCAAGCACAACGACCCGGTCGTGATGGTCAACGCCTACCGGCAGCTCGCCGCGCGGTGCGACTACCCGCTGCACCTCGGCGTCACCGAGGCGGGACCGGCGTTCCAGGGCACGATCAAGTCGGCCGTGGCCTTCGGCGCGCTGCTCAGCGAGGGCATCGGCGACACGATCCGGGTCTCGCTGTCCGCGCCGCCGGCCGAGGAGGTCAAGGTCGGGCTCCAGATCCTGGAGTCGCTGAACCTGAAGCAGCGCCGGCTGGAGATCGTGTCCTGCCCCTCGTGCGGTCGCGCCCAGGTGGACGTCTACAAGCTGGCGGACCAGGTCAGCGCCGGTCTGGAGGGCATGGAGGTGCCGCTGCGGGTCGCCGTGATGGGCTGTGTCGTCAACGGTCCCGGCGAGGCCCGCGAGGCCGACCTCGGCGTCGCCTCCGGCAACGGCAAGGGCCAGATCTTCGTCAAGGGCGAGATCATCAAGACGGTGCCCGAGTCGAAGATCGTCGAGACCCTCATCGAGGAAGCCCTGAAGATCGCTGAGGGCATGGACGACGCCGGGACACCATCGGGGGTCCCCGCCGTCATCGTGAGCTGA
- the hpnH gene encoding adenosyl-hopene transferase HpnH translates to MAMPLRQTIKIATYLAEQKLRKREKFPLIVELEPLFACNLACEGCGKIQHPAGVLKQRMPVAQAVGAVLESGAPMVSIAGGEPLMHPQIDEIVRQLVAKRKYVFLCTNAMLLRKKIEKFTPSPYFAFAVHIDGLRERHDESVAKEGVFDEAVAAIKEAKRRGFRVTTNSTFFNTDTPQTIIEVLNYLNDDLKVDEMMISPAYAYEKAPDQEHFLGVEQTRELFKKSFAGGNRARWRLNHSPLFLDFLEGKADFPCTAWAIPNYSLFGWQRPCYLMSDGYVPTYRELIEETDWDKYGRGKDPRCANCMAHCGYEPTAVLATMGSLKESLRAARETIGGNR, encoded by the coding sequence ATGGCCATGCCACTCCGTCAGACCATCAAGATTGCGACGTACCTTGCTGAACAGAAGCTCCGAAAGCGGGAAAAGTTCCCGCTGATTGTCGAGCTGGAGCCGCTGTTCGCCTGTAATCTCGCCTGCGAAGGCTGCGGGAAGATTCAGCATCCCGCCGGAGTTCTCAAACAGCGCATGCCGGTGGCCCAGGCCGTTGGCGCGGTGCTCGAATCCGGCGCCCCGATGGTTTCCATCGCGGGCGGCGAGCCGCTGATGCATCCGCAGATCGACGAAATCGTCCGACAGCTGGTGGCGAAGAGGAAGTACGTCTTCCTCTGCACCAACGCGATGCTGCTGCGGAAGAAGATCGAGAAGTTCACGCCGTCGCCCTACTTCGCGTTCGCCGTGCACATCGACGGGCTGCGCGAGCGGCACGACGAATCGGTTGCCAAGGAAGGAGTGTTCGACGAGGCGGTGGCGGCGATCAAGGAGGCCAAGCGCCGCGGCTTCCGGGTCACCACCAATTCCACCTTCTTCAACACCGACACTCCGCAGACCATCATCGAGGTCCTCAACTACCTCAATGACGATCTGAAGGTCGACGAGATGATGATCTCGCCCGCCTACGCATACGAGAAGGCACCCGACCAGGAGCACTTCCTGGGAGTCGAGCAGACCCGCGAACTGTTCAAGAAGTCCTTCGCGGGCGGCAACCGGGCCAGGTGGCGGCTGAACCACTCCCCGCTCTTCCTGGACTTCCTGGAGGGCAAGGCCGACTTCCCGTGCACGGCATGGGCCATTCCCAACTACTCGCTCTTCGGCTGGCAGCGGCCCTGCTACCTGATGAGCGACGGCTACGTGCCGACGTACCGGGAGCTCATCGAGGAGACCGACTGGGACAAGTACGGCCGCGGCAAGGACCCGCGCTGCGCCAACTGCATGGCGCACTGCGGCTACGAGCCCACCGCCGTACTCGCCACCATGGGGTCGCTGAAGGAATCCCTGCGTGCCGCGCGGGAGACCATCGGCGGGAACCGGTGA